Below is a genomic region from Pseudomonas svalbardensis.
CCATGCCCTGGTGTGCCATTTCAGCTGTATCAGCCTGACTCGTCAGCCGCTTGGCGACCGATTGGTAAAACTCGCTCAGCAGGCCAAAGACGTGGGTAAACGGATTAGCTACGATCCGAACTGGCGTAATTTGATGGACAGCCGTTATCGGCAGCAGACGTTCCCGACGATGACCGCCCTGGCCGACATGATTAAACTTTCCGACGAAGACCTTCGGCACCTTTATCCAGGGCTCACCGAACACCAGGCATTGGACGAGCTTCGCGCACTGAATCCAGTGGCTGAAATCCTGTTTACCCGAGGTGAACACGGCATGGTTCTCTATACCCCCAACAGGCGGTACGAGCAGCCGGCTATCGCCGTAGACGTGGCCGATACGGTAGGTGCAGGAGACGCTTGCATGGCCGGTTGGCTGGCATCGGAGTTGCTCGGAATGACCGATTTGGCGGATCGCTTGCGATTTTCATCAGCTTGCGCATCCCTGTCCTGCCGCCATGCCGGGGCCCACGCTCCGACGTTGGCCGATGTGACAGAGTTAATTAATGCGCCATAATCTTGAAGACACGCCGCTCCTTCACTACTGTAATTTGCATTGACATTGGACGGGGCTGGACCGGGTTCCGGTGCTACGCTTTCATTTCCTCGAATAGAGAACGAAGCGATGTCCACCGAACTCACAATCCCCAGACTTTCACGACTGTAGCCATGAAACGGATCCTGATCGGTGGTATCACCGTAGCGATTATCGGCACGATGACGTATGGATTTTTCCAATGGAAAATCGTCGAAAGCCAAAAACAGGACATGCTGTGCGGACAGGCCAAGCAGACGCTGAAAGGCGTGGAAATCCGGGCGCGGGCGTTGGCTGCCGGACTGTCTGTAGAAGCCTATGGCAAAGCTGAAGAAGACGAAGTGGCGACACTCATTGGTGCGCTCGACGCCGCCAAGAGCGACGCTGAGGTCGACTCGGTCATAGAGGCTCACGCTGCCACCATCGAAGCAGAGGATAAGGCTATTGACGCTCAGGTTGATACCCGAGGCGATCAGACATTCCTCGAGCAACGACTCGTGAAACAGCGGATACCGGTCGACGTTAAACAAGAACTGCAACGCGCCGCGAAGGCCGTTAGCGTCATGTGCAGTTAGTGTTCAACAGTGCCCTACCCCACGGCCCCCAAGTAACAGTTCTGGATATCCTCGCGCGCGGCCAACTCGGCCGCCGAACTTTCATCCCCTGTTCTATGCCGACCAGCCCCACCGCAACCGCAACCCGGCCGACAGTCAGGCAGTGGCCTATCTGGTGGTGACGTACCCAGAACGCCTGGACTGAACGAAAAACAATGTGGGAGCGAGCTCCCACAGGAATCTCTTTCACAGGGATCTGTGGTGTTTGCTGGAATGCAAAAGCCCCGGCGGCTGTATGACCGCGGGGGCTTTTTTATGCTTCAGGGATCAGCAGGTGCAGCACATCAGCGGCTTGCCATTGCAGCTCATCATCATCGGCATGCTGCAGTCGTTCATCATTTTTATCATCAGGATGCAGCAGTTTTTCATCATGTCCATGTTCATGCCGGCCATCGGCATGATTTTGCACATCATGCAGTCGGCCATCAGTGTGCATTCCATCACGCACTTCATCGGTGGCATCGGCATCCCCATCATCGGCAGCATTGGCATGGTGGTGTTCATCGGCATTTGCATTTGCATGGCGTTCATCTTGGTGTTGCTCCCTGAAGGATTGAACAGTTGGACGAAGCTGATGGAGTGAATTCTAAGGACTGACGCAGAGGCGACAAGATGATGATCGAACAGCAAAAACGGACGTTAGAACCGCCCAAGTGGGGCCTTCAGGGCAATCATTGCTGTTACAACGACCAGGCCGCTGTTATCACGGCCCCAGACAAAGTCATGGCGCGTTTTTATAGGTCATGGATATGCGAACAACAGCTATATAAATAACCGAAAGAAATAATCGATCTAAACAGGATCCGGTTTTTTTAAATTCAGCTGCCTATCAGCTCAATAAGGACGTGCCATGCCTAAACGCCTTTTACTGGCCGCACTTTTCCTGGCAGTTGCCGGGTGTGCCAGCCCGCCGCCCGTTTCCGTTCATACAAAAGATCCCGCCAGTTCGACACTGCAAGGCGATGCCTCGCGTCCGGCACAGGCGCAATGGGTCCGCACCGAACTGTATTTTTCGGTGGGGCCATTGGAGAGCAAGGAAGGTGTGATCAGCCCCGCTCGCTGGCGCGAGTTTCTCGATCAGGAAGTCACACCACGCTTTCCGGACGGTTTCAGCATGCTGGATGCCTACGGCCAGTGGCGCGACCACGGCGCCAGGGAGCCGGAGCGCCTGGGCACCAAAGCCATCGTGATTGTCCACGAGAACGATGCCCGGCATGGCAATGACATCGAAGCGATTCGCCTGGCCTGGAAGCGCATGACCGGCGATCTGTCGGTACTGCGGTTGTCGCAACCGACAGAGGTTTCTTTTTAAGCAGCCGAGATTTACCGGGTGGAAGCTGATCGGCTCAATGCCAGAGACTCGGCAGAAAACACTTGAGTGTCGGTCAGCTTCGGACTACCTCAAGGCGTAATCGCAACCTTCATCACCCCGTCCCGCTGATGCGCAAACAACTCATAGGCGGCTTCGATGTCGTCGAGTTTGAAGCGATGCGTCACCAGCGACGACAGGTCGACGCCACCGCTTTGCACCACCGCCATCAACCGTCGCATGCGTTCTTTTCCGCCGGGGCACAGGGTGCTGACGATGCTGAAATCCCCGAGCCCCGCGGCAAAGGCTTCGAGTGGAATGCGCAGATCACTGGAGTAAACCCCCAGGCTGGACAAACGACCACCGGGGCGCAACACCCGCAGTGCGGACTCGAAAGTGCCTTGAGTGCCCAGCGCTTCGATGGCCACGTCGACACCTCGACCGTCGGTCAGGGCCATGATCTGCGCAACCACGTCGCCGTCCTTGAAGTTGACCACGTGGGTCGCTCCCAACTGCCGGGCGACGCTCATTCGTTCAGCGACAGTATCGATGCCGATAATGGTGGTGGCGCCCTTGAGGCGCGCGCCGGCCACGGCACATAGGCCGATTGGCCCGAGGGCGAACACCGCGACGGTATCGCCAATCTTGACCTCGCCCCGCTCCGCCCCGGAAAACCCCGTGGACATGATGTCCGGGCACATCAGCACCTGTTCGTCGCTGAGGCCATCGGGGATCGGGCACAGGTTGGCCAACGCATCCGGCACCAGCACATACTCGGCCTGGCAGCCATCGATGGTGTTGCCGAACTTCCAGCCACCGGCAGCGCGAAAGCCATGGCGGGTGTCCGGGCCATCCTGTGAGCTGCAACCGCACAGGCAGGCGTAACTTTGTCCGCTGGGGGTAATGGCGCCGGCAATCACCCGCTGTCCTTCGACAAAACCACGCACCTGCGAGCCCAGCCGTTCGATGATGCCCACCGGTTCGTGACCGATGGTCAGCCCTTTAGCCACCGGGTATTCACCCCGCAGGATGTGCACGTCGGTGCCGCAGATCGTCGTGGTGGTAATGCGGACCAGCGCATCCAGCGGCCCGACTTCGGGGATCGGTTTGTCATCCAGCACGATGCGGTTTTTCTCAACGAATATCGCGGCTTTCATGGTTGCCATCGGGGTTCTCCTAAGCGTTCACGTGCGCTTGAGTTCAGCACGAACCTCAGCCTGCACCCGGTTTACGGACGGGAGGTTGATCATGGTCAATACTTAGAGACTGGATGTACGTCGCACGAGCCGCACGTCGGGCGGCTAATCCACGGGAGGTTCATCATGTCTGGTCAATCCCGCTTCATGCTGGTTGCATCACCGCTGATGGAACACAGCCCTGCTTTCGACAGGGCCGCTGCGCTGGCCAAGGCCGAAGACGCCGCGCTGCACATCGTCGCCTTCGACTATCTTGAAGGCCTGGCAACCGCCAGTCTGGTCAACGAAAAGGCCCTGGAACAGATGCGCCTGGGCTACGTCGATCGCCATCGCCAATGGCTTGAGGAACAGGCCCGCCCCTTGCGCAAAATCGGTGTCCACGTCACCACCGAAGTGGCCTGGGTCGAACGCCCGCTGGAGGAAATCCTGATTCACCTCAAAGAGCTGCCGATGGACGTGCTGATCAAGGCGCTGGAGCACGAATCGCTGCTGTCGCGGCTGATGTTTACCCCGCTCGATGTGCATTTGCTGCGCGAATGCCCGGTGCCTCTGCATTTCGTCAGCCACGCCGTGCACGCTTTGCCGCGAAAGATCGTCGCGGCGGTCGACCCCTTTCATCGCGATGACCATTACAAAACCTTCAACGACCGAATCCTTCACGAAGCGGCGAAACTGGCGAGCGCCTGTAATGCCGAGCTCGATGTGGTCTACGCCTATGACCTTTCATCCATCAGCGCCGACGAATTCGGCTTTGACAACGGGTCGGCATTCTTCTCGTCGGGCAAGGCCAAGACCGTATTCGATTACCAGGAGGATGCCTTCAACGACTTGGCCGAGCGCAACGGCATCGCGCCGGAGCAGCGGCACATGATCATGGGCAACCCGGCCAAGGTCCTCACCCGCTATGCCGACGCCTATGACGTTGACGTGATTGTCATGGGCCGGATCGGCCATCGCGGCATGGGCCGGCTGATCGGCAGTACGGTGGAGCATCTGCTGTACAAAATGCCGTGCAGCGTTTGGGTGGTGTATACCGAGCGGCTGGATGAGTAATTGATCCCTACAAAACACCACAAATCTAATGTGGGAGCGGCGGTGCGACGATTCGACTTGCTCGCGAAGGCGGAGTGTCAGGCAACATCATTGTCGACTGAGACACCGCCTTCGCGAGCAAGCCCGCTCCCACAGGGGTTTTGCATTGTCATAAAGCTTGTTCAGGTCAACGCCGCGTAATCACCACCTCAAGGTATTCACTCGGCACCACCAGCGATTTTTCTCCCGCTCTGTTCATGCGGTTGATCAGTTCGGTCAGGTCGTTTTCCAGCGCTTGGGCGCCTTCGGGAGGCAGCGCTGCGAATGCTTTGTGGACCGGGCCGTACCAGCTGCGGAACGTGTCGATGAAATGCGCGGCCGAGCGGTAACGGAAGTTGAAGGTCTTGCGCGTCACCTGGAGCAGAAAGTCACGCTCGTCGAACTGCGTGTGCAGCCAGGCTTCGGTGCCCCACTGCGAAGGCGGTTGAGCGCCCGGCGGTGGCGGCAGGTGGCGGCCGAGGGTCTTGAACATCTGGCCGACAAAACCTTCGGGCGTCCAGTTGGCGAGGCCGATCCGCCCTCCGGGGCGACAGACCCGCGCCAGTTCCGCGGCGGCCTTGGGCTGGTCCGGCGTAAACATCACACCGAAAGTCGAAAGCACGACATCGAAGCTGGCATCCTCGAACGGCAAGGCTTCAGCGTCGGCCACTTGAAACGTCACGTCCAGGCGTTCCGCCCTGGCCCGGTCTTCGCCGCGTTCCAGCAGCGCGGCCACATAGTCGGTAGACGTGACGTGGCAACCACGGCGCGCGGCAGCGAGCGTCGCATTGCCGTTGCCGGCGGCCACGTCGAGCACGCGTTCATCGCAAAGCAGGTCGCAGGCCTCGGCCAGTTGCTCGCCGACAATCTGCAAAGTGGTGCCGATCACGGCATAGTCGCCACTGGCCCAAGAGGCCATTTGACGGTTTTTCAAGGCAGTAAGATCAATGGGTGTACTCATGAATTCCGCTCCGTTGCGGGTTGGAACGCAACCCGGCTTATTCGGCCGTGGTGGGATCGATGATGGCCGTGACCTGGGAAATGCGGTTGGCCGGGAAATCGCTCTGCCTGGCGTGTTCCTTGATCAACTCTTCGTTGGGCGCGATGTACACGCAGTAGAGCTTGTCGCCGGTGACATAACTCTGCTGCCACTGCACCTCTGGCAAGTCGCGCAACGTCCTGCAGGACTTTTGCGAAGCCGCTTTCAAATCCCTTTCTGACAGTGTTCCAGCACCTGGATTCTCGCGTTCTATGACGAACTTCGGCATGGCAACCTCTCATTCTTGTTATTGATGACAGGGTCGGCAGACCCTGAGTGCCAACTATCGCGCCGGGCAACGCTGGCGTCCTGCCCGATCGTCGGCCAACCCTGCCCGATCGTCCGGAGATTTCAGGCTCCGGCGCGACAGGCTCACAATCAAGCTCCCCACCCAAAGCTGCCCGCCAACACGGGAAAACCACCATGGACGCCCTGTCTCAGACGCTGCGCGTCGTCCGCCCGGTCGGCGCGATTTTCATCAATGCCAGGTTCACTGCACCCTGCTACCAATCGCCGAGCGCCGACACGGCGGCGAAGGTGTGCTGGCGGCCAACCTGTTACGCAGCAGTAACAGCTCGTTGATGCGGATTGCCGAAGAGGTGGGCTACCAGACCGACACGGCGTTCAACCGGGCGTTTCGTCGAGAGTATGGAGCGCCACCGGCGGCGTGGCGGCGCAGTCAGGAGAAAAAACCAATGGCCCACAGCGTGCAGCCTGTGAGCCATTGATTTGAAGGTTTATGCGGCGGGTGCGGAGGCTTTGGCGTCGGCCTTGGCCTCTTCCAGCAACTGCTGAATCATCTTCTCCTGAGTCTCGTAGCGACCTTCACCGAAGTGGGTGAAACGCACCTGCCCCTTGGCGTCGATCAGGTAGTGAGCCGGCCAGTACTGGTTGTCGAAGTTGCGCCAGATCGCGTAGTTGTTGTCGATGGCCACCGGGTAGGTAATGCCGAGCTTTTTCACCTGATCCTTGACGTTGTCGATGATGCGCTCGAAACCGTATTCAGGGGTGTGGACGCCGATCACCACCAGGCCATCCTTCTCGTATTTTTTCGCCCAGTCCTTCACGTACGGCAAGGTGTGCTGGCAATTGATGCAGTCGTAGGTCCAGAAATCCACCAACACCACTTTGCCTTTCAGCGAATCGTTGCTCAGCGCCGGTGAGTTGATCCATTCGACCGCCCCGGACAGCGACGGCATGGCGCCTTTGGCGTTGTCCATGGACGAGTCTGCGTTGACCTTGCTGATGAAGTAATCGACGACTTTCGGCACGGTTTCCAGCACGCGTTGCTCAACCGTGGTCACGCCTTCGGACGAGGTGCCGGCCAGCAGTGTTTTGTCGGCACCGGTGGAAATCACCACCGCAGCCGCCAGCACCGCAACACCCGAACCACGACGCAGCCAACCGGTGACCGGGATCGACGACTTCAATCGATTGACCAGGCCGCGACCAGCGAAGATCAAGGTGCCCAGGGACAATGCGCTGCCCAGGCCGTACGCCACCAGCAACAGGCTGGTTTGAGCGTTTGCGCCTTGCAGCATGGCGCCCGTGAGGATGACCCCGAGGATCGGTCCGGCGCACGGTGCCCAGAGCAGACCGGTGGCAACGCCGATCATGATCGAACTCAACGGGCCGGACATTTTGCGGGTGTCCGGATCGAGGCGGTTGCCCAGCGCCACGAAGGGACGGGCCAGCCAGTCACCGACACGGGCGGAAATCAGCGACAGGGCGAACAACGCCATCACGATCAGCGCTACGTGGCGACCGGTGTTGTTGGCGTGTATCACCCACTCGCTGCTGACCACGGCCAGGCTGGAGATCAGGGCGAAGGTCAGGACCATGCCGCCGAGGGTGAGCAGGATCGAGGAACGTGTGCGTTTGACACCGGCGAACAGGAACGGCACGACCGGAAGGATGCAGGGGCTGAGTACGGTCAATATGCCGCCCAGGAAAGCGATGAGAAACATGGTTGTCACCTTGAAAATGGTGGTTAGGATTCGAAATTCACCCCTCACCCTAACCCTCTCCCCAAGGGGGCGAGGGGACTGACCGAGTGGTTTGGTAGAAATTCCGCGACCTGAAAGTCTGAGTCGAACTCACACTCTGAAAAGCATGGAGATCGGCTCCCTTTCCCCCTCTCCCCCCGTGGGGAGAGGGCTGGGGTGAGGGGTCGATTCCACTGACACCCTCAAGCCGTCTGGGTATCCAGCAACTGCCCCTGCGGCGTACGGCCCGAACCATCCTCTGCCAGAAAGGCGCTCCCACCCTTCTCCGCCACCGGCGTCAGTTGAAAGCAAGTCGCGCTGCCACAGCTTTTTTTTTCAACAGCAGCGTTGGCATGGGCAGCGGCGCCAGCCACGGAGAAGGCAATGGCAGTCAAAAAGCGGGTGATGTTGTTCATGACGTGCTTCCTGTTTCAATTGGGATGGGCAATGGGTCAGCGCAGGACTCAGTTGTCTGAGTTGCAGCCATCAGCAAATTTGCGATAGTCCAGAACCTGGGTTTTGTTATGGGAATCCAGGTAAGTCAGCTGGGCATCCACAACCCCACAGGAAGTCGAGGCGTCCTGTTTCAGCGACACCACTTTCTTGATGTCCAGGTGCGTGCCGTAGGTGTAGGTTTTAGCGGTGATATCGGCTTCGGCGCGGGCCGACAAGG
It encodes:
- a CDS encoding universal stress protein; translation: MSGQSRFMLVASPLMEHSPAFDRAAALAKAEDAALHIVAFDYLEGLATASLVNEKALEQMRLGYVDRHRQWLEEQARPLRKIGVHVTTEVAWVERPLEEILIHLKELPMDVLIKALEHESLLSRLMFTPLDVHLLRECPVPLHFVSHAVHALPRKIVAAVDPFHRDDHYKTFNDRILHEAAKLASACNAELDVVYAYDLSSISADEFGFDNGSAFFSSGKAKTVFDYQEDAFNDLAERNGIAPEQRHMIMGNPAKVLTRYADAYDVDVIVMGRIGHRGMGRLIGSTVEHLLYKMPCSVWVVYTERLDE
- a CDS encoding DUF2790 domain-containing protein: MNTKAVYAACLFAALNICTLSARAEADITAKTYTYGTHLDIKKVVSLKQDASTSCGVVDAQLTYLDSHNKTQVLDYRKFADGCNSDN
- a CDS encoding NAD(P)-dependent alcohol dehydrogenase — its product is MATMKAAIFVEKNRIVLDDKPIPEVGPLDALVRITTTTICGTDVHILRGEYPVAKGLTIGHEPVGIIERLGSQVRGFVEGQRVIAGAITPSGQSYACLCGCSSQDGPDTRHGFRAAGGWKFGNTIDGCQAEYVLVPDALANLCPIPDGLSDEQVLMCPDIMSTGFSGAERGEVKIGDTVAVFALGPIGLCAVAGARLKGATTIIGIDTVAERMSVARQLGATHVVNFKDGDVVAQIMALTDGRGVDVAIEALGTQGTFESALRVLRPGGRLSSLGVYSSDLRIPLEAFAAGLGDFSIVSTLCPGGKERMRRLMAVVQSGGVDLSSLVTHRFKLDDIEAAYELFAHQRDGVMKVAITP
- a CDS encoding carbohydrate kinase family protein; translation: MVLPRAVVFGEALTDLVQGIPGQWKGYPGGAPWNVARALSRLGVSSAFAGSISTDSLGDEIARQSEAAGLDGRFIQRVDRDPLVAIVPSSRPPRYFFAGDADQFFDPGLMPEGWIDHALVCHFSCISLTRQPLGDRLVKLAQQAKDVGKRISYDPNWRNLMDSRYRQQTFPTMTALADMIKLSDEDLRHLYPGLTEHQALDELRALNPVAEILFTRGEHGMVLYTPNRRYEQPAIAVDVADTVGAGDACMAGWLASELLGMTDLADRLRFSSACASLSCRHAGAHAPTLADVTELINAP
- a CDS encoding class I SAM-dependent methyltransferase → MSTPIDLTALKNRQMASWASGDYAVIGTTLQIVGEQLAEACDLLCDERVLDVAAGNGNATLAAARRGCHVTSTDYVAALLERGEDRARAERLDVTFQVADAEALPFEDASFDVVLSTFGVMFTPDQPKAAAELARVCRPGGRIGLANWTPEGFVGQMFKTLGRHLPPPPGAQPPSQWGTEAWLHTQFDERDFLLQVTRKTFNFRYRSAAHFIDTFRSWYGPVHKAFAALPPEGAQALENDLTELINRMNRAGEKSLVVPSEYLEVVITRR
- a CDS encoding DUF3574 domain-containing protein; the encoded protein is MPKRLLLAALFLAVAGCASPPPVSVHTKDPASSTLQGDASRPAQAQWVRTELYFSVGPLESKEGVISPARWREFLDQEVTPRFPDGFSMLDAYGQWRDHGAREPERLGTKAIVIVHENDARHGNDIEAIRLAWKRMTGDLSVLRLSQPTEVSF
- a CDS encoding DUF4242 domain-containing protein, with translation MPKFVIERENPGAGTLSERDLKAASQKSCRTLRDLPEVQWQQSYVTGDKLYCVYIAPNEELIKEHARQSDFPANRISQVTAIIDPTTAE
- a CDS encoding cytochrome c biogenesis protein DipZ, with product MFLIAFLGGILTVLSPCILPVVPFLFAGVKRTRSSILLTLGGMVLTFALISSLAVVSSEWVIHANNTGRHVALIVMALFALSLISARVGDWLARPFVALGNRLDPDTRKMSGPLSSIMIGVATGLLWAPCAGPILGVILTGAMLQGANAQTSLLLVAYGLGSALSLGTLIFAGRGLVNRLKSSIPVTGWLRRGSGVAVLAAAVVISTGADKTLLAGTSSEGVTTVEQRVLETVPKVVDYFISKVNADSSMDNAKGAMPSLSGAVEWINSPALSNDSLKGKVVLVDFWTYDCINCQHTLPYVKDWAKKYEKDGLVVIGVHTPEYGFERIIDNVKDQVKKLGITYPVAIDNNYAIWRNFDNQYWPAHYLIDAKGQVRFTHFGEGRYETQEKMIQQLLEEAKADAKASAPAA